The following proteins come from a genomic window of Montipora foliosa isolate CH-2021 chromosome 2, ASM3666993v2, whole genome shotgun sequence:
- the LOC137992610 gene encoding uncharacterized protein has product MAARSSKRVSKGFHRDLNDVSTADFLKTRPATKTGPFFQVERVLSQRKLKGKNEYLIRWKGYSSLADSWETEENLNEAALRSFKASKPSEERIQEASDSLAFAILQHLKSKHQTASANTVVEIGHDIFNYIFKGKGRPSRKAGCILLDKEDFSRCKFYKECNDWDQYIDSLVDGTKILFPVRAKTFLSWAPKTHVVSNGKTVPKPRYHLQKVSLSFNKTAVSFV; this is encoded by the exons atggcggccagatcGAGTAAAAGAGTAAGTAAGGGATTTCACAGGGATTTAAACGATGTCAGCACTGCAGATTTTTTAAAGACTCGACCAGCGACAAAGACAGGCCCTTTTTTTCAAGTGGAAAGGGTTCTGAGTCAGCGCAAGTTAAAAGGAAag AACGAGTATCTTATTCGATGGAAAGGCTACAGTTCGTTGGCCGACTCTTGGGAAACAGAGGAAAATCTTAATGAAGCCGCTCTAAG gtcaTTTAAAGCTTCCAAACCCTCTGAAGAGAGAATACAGGAAGCTTCTGATTCACTTGCTTTTGCAATTCTCCAGCATCTCAAAAGTAAACACCAGACTGCCTCTGCCAACACAGTGGTAGAGATTGGGCATGATATTTTTAACTATATCTTTAAAGGGAAAGGAAGACCTAGTAGGAAGGCAGGTTGCATCTTGTTGGACAAAGAAGACTTCAGTAGATGCAAGTTTTATAAAGAATGCAATGACTGGGATCAGTACATCGACAGCCTTGTAGATGGCACAAAAATTTTGTTTCCAGTGCGAGCAAAGACATTTTTGAGTTGGGCACCAAAAACACATGTAGTTTCTAATGGAAAGACTGTACCCAAACCAAGGTATCATCTTCAAAAAGTGAGTTTGAGCTTTAATAAGACTGCAGTTTCATTTGTGTga